Proteins from a genomic interval of Thermoplasmata archaeon:
- the proS gene encoding proline--tRNA ligase produces MRPENGEQAPPRARGTDDDEEAPLRHRKAEDFSEWYNEVVERAGLCDKRYPVKGLNVWTPYGWRAMGLIDSAIRAMMEETGHQEVCFPLLIPEDQFRKEAEHIRGFEDEVYWVTRAGGSELDVKLLLRPTSETAMYPVLSLWIRSHADLPLKIFQIVNAFRFDTKQTRAFIRMREFHFFEAHTCHRDFEDAERQIAQDLEIMKRLAEGLCLDYMVFRRPEWDKFPGAHYSLACDTLMPDGRTLQIGTIHQYRDNFARAYGITYEDESGEHPHVHQTTYGMSERLLGAVVGVHGDDGGLVLPPAIAPVQVVVVPVLAKEMKEPVIQAARELAAELRSCGLRAHLDDRDIRPGAKYYYWEMRGVPLRIELGPRDIERRQVILVRRDTREKLAVSRDGVGEESRALLDRIALNLLERSRELMRRGIRDITDLVEEAPTGILRAGWCGSEPCGREIEDRLGVRMLGTLFGGESYSGKCVVCGREAGAAAYLARTY; encoded by the coding sequence ATGCGCCCCGAGAACGGCGAGCAGGCGCCCCCGCGCGCTCGCGGGACGGACGACGACGAGGAGGCCCCCCTGCGCCACAGGAAGGCCGAGGACTTCAGCGAGTGGTACAACGAGGTGGTCGAGAGGGCGGGGCTCTGCGACAAGAGGTACCCCGTGAAGGGCCTTAATGTCTGGACGCCCTACGGCTGGAGGGCGATGGGCCTAATCGACTCGGCCATCCGCGCAATGATGGAGGAGACGGGCCATCAGGAGGTCTGCTTCCCCCTCCTCATTCCTGAGGACCAGTTCAGGAAGGAGGCGGAGCACATCCGGGGCTTCGAGGACGAGGTCTACTGGGTGACCAGGGCCGGGGGGAGCGAGCTGGATGTGAAGCTCCTCCTCAGGCCGACCTCGGAAACGGCGATGTACCCCGTGCTCTCCCTCTGGATTCGGAGCCACGCGGACCTTCCTCTCAAAATCTTCCAGATAGTGAATGCCTTCAGATTCGACACCAAGCAGACCCGGGCATTCATAAGAATGAGGGAGTTCCACTTCTTCGAGGCCCACACGTGCCACAGGGACTTCGAGGACGCCGAGAGGCAGATTGCGCAGGACCTCGAGATAATGAAAAGACTGGCGGAGGGCCTCTGCCTGGACTACATGGTCTTCAGGAGGCCCGAGTGGGACAAGTTCCCCGGGGCGCACTACTCGCTCGCCTGCGACACGCTCATGCCCGATGGCCGAACGCTGCAGATCGGGACAATCCATCAGTACAGGGACAATTTTGCGAGGGCCTATGGCATAACCTACGAGGACGAGAGCGGGGAGCACCCCCACGTGCACCAGACCACCTACGGCATGAGCGAGAGGCTCTTGGGGGCGGTGGTCGGCGTCCACGGCGACGACGGTGGCCTGGTGCTCCCGCCCGCGATTGCACCCGTACAGGTGGTCGTTGTGCCAGTGCTGGCGAAGGAGATGAAAGAGCCGGTGATTCAGGCCGCGCGGGAGCTGGCGGCGGAGTTGAGGTCCTGCGGCCTCCGCGCCCACCTCGACGACCGCGACATAAGGCCCGGTGCGAAGTACTATTACTGGGAGATGAGGGGCGTCCCGCTGAGAATTGAGCTAGGTCCGAGGGACATCGAGAGGAGGCAGGTGATTCTGGTCAGGAGGGACACGCGCGAGAAGCTCGCCGTTTCCCGTGACGGGGTGGGGGAGGAGTCGAGGGCCCTTCTGGACCGCATCGCCCTGAACCTCCTGGAGCGGTCCAGGGAGCTGATGAGGCGCGGAATCAGGGACATCACAGACCTCGTCGAGGAGGCGCCAACCGGTATTCTCAGGGCGGGCTGGTGCGGCTCCGAGCCCTGCGGCCGCGAAATCGAGGATAGGCTGGGCGTCAGGATGCTCGGGACCCTCTTCGGCGGAGAGAGCTACAGCGGGAAGTGCGTCGTTTGCGGCAGGGAGGCTGGGGCCGCGGCCTATCTTGCGAGAACCTACTGA
- a CDS encoding AAA family ATPase: MISNSLAFLRGDAGAERLVVLLGLRGVGKTTILLQLYQRIAGEGVPPERRLYLPCDRLAALPGASLTRALHAYEAILGGDLAVQTKKIFIFLDEAQYVPDWGLAVKAVHDEARSVQVVVSGSSALALRMNADVARRAVTWRVTPPGLLEYLVLTGRKVRPGPSLEELTAAAGPVAALKFFNRQARTVGAELALLPDLEHLVRRFLMAGSLPSTMDDPDLRGAWDKTYRLIERIVNVDLPGIGSFDRSTLRAAMQAITLVADSPDRSVQKMASELSLPPATVLSLMDALARVDLLLEVPVAGSAGRGARRKKRTYFAAPSMMAAVLDASGTDPSERQGPLLEAAVAGVLARVPGSSLHYDDADGGADFVLQVRVKIAVEVGWGSKGERQVRFSMARHRCPWGILVHECPAPFLSGRVVHVPVEQFLALG, translated from the coding sequence GTGATTTCGAACTCGCTCGCTTTCCTGCGCGGAGACGCGGGGGCGGAGAGGCTCGTCGTTCTCCTCGGACTGAGGGGCGTCGGGAAGACAACGATTCTGCTCCAGCTCTACCAGCGAATCGCCGGTGAAGGCGTGCCACCCGAGAGGCGGCTCTACCTGCCCTGCGACAGGCTGGCGGCCCTCCCCGGGGCCTCGCTGACCCGGGCCCTGCACGCCTACGAAGCTATACTGGGCGGAGACCTCGCTGTCCAGACGAAAAAGATATTCATCTTCCTGGACGAGGCCCAGTATGTCCCGGACTGGGGTCTCGCAGTGAAGGCCGTGCACGACGAGGCGCGCTCTGTCCAGGTCGTCGTGAGCGGCTCCTCAGCCCTGGCGCTCCGGATGAACGCGGATGTGGCGAGGAGGGCGGTCACCTGGAGGGTCACCCCCCCCGGACTTTTGGAGTATCTCGTTCTGACCGGTAGGAAAGTCCGACCGGGTCCGTCACTCGAAGAGCTGACGGCTGCCGCCGGACCTGTCGCGGCTCTGAAGTTCTTCAATAGACAGGCCCGCACGGTCGGCGCGGAACTGGCTCTCTTGCCGGACCTGGAGCACCTCGTCCGTCGGTTTTTGATGGCTGGGAGCCTCCCTTCGACCATGGACGACCCCGACCTGCGGGGCGCCTGGGACAAGACCTACAGGTTGATCGAGCGCATCGTCAACGTCGACCTGCCGGGAATCGGGAGCTTCGACAGGAGCACCCTGCGGGCCGCCATGCAGGCCATCACGCTTGTTGCCGACTCGCCGGACAGGAGCGTCCAGAAGATGGCCTCGGAGCTCTCCCTCCCGCCCGCCACGGTGCTCTCGCTGATGGACGCCCTCGCCAGGGTGGACCTCCTTCTCGAGGTTCCCGTCGCGGGTTCGGCCGGCCGCGGGGCTCGCCGGAAGAAGCGCACGTACTTCGCTGCCCCTTCGATGATGGCGGCGGTGCTGGACGCCTCGGGCACCGACCCCTCGGAGCGCCAGGGGCCGCTGCTGGAGGCCGCGGTGGCCGGCGTGCTGGCCCGGGTGCCGGGGTCTTCTCTTCACTATGACGACGCGGATGGTGGGGCGGATTTCGTGCTCCAGGTGCGTGTCAAGATCGCGGTCGAGGTCGGGTGGGGTAGCAAAGGTGAGCGGCAGGTGAGATTCTCGATGGCGAGGCACAGATGCCCTTGGGGAATTCTCGTGCACGAGTGCCCCGCGCCCTTCCTGAGCGGCAGGGTGGTCCACGTCCCGGTGGAGCAGTTCCTGGCACTGGGCTGA
- the rmuC gene encoding DNA recombination protein RmuC codes for MIEVLLLLIGLVAGFAAGFFFARLRMYQSVDLSTQSYALSGLSAQIAEMKARFVEIERSRERLDAERQRFEQERERRFGEFVGNIHRLFQEMSEKSAQTDAEKEKRIRDLMEHNRRFFEEQKLATERFLMEQGRSREEIERRRDAQIADMNRMIETFTKAVAGTKSRGMVGEELLKEALRESIVAGVVRCNLQTEGGPVEFAWCLGDGMHIPIDSKLPDVFELLEAYRSAGPDEQRDIKREIINKVRGEIEKVRKYQNTPNTIDSCILVVPEGVLELAPELVGIGRAEGVYVCTYREVFPVAHLLQERYIRMREEGEAGEYRRALEAMGQMLDKIGGKVDTIERGLTIIKNASETMRDEIALARRQGALARADKVAKGGGEDEE; via the coding sequence ATGATTGAGGTGCTGCTTCTGCTGATCGGGCTGGTTGCGGGCTTCGCGGCGGGCTTCTTTTTCGCGCGCCTCAGGATGTACCAGTCCGTGGACCTGTCAACCCAGAGCTATGCGCTGAGCGGTCTCTCGGCCCAGATCGCGGAGATGAAGGCGCGCTTTGTCGAAATCGAGAGATCCCGCGAGAGGCTGGACGCGGAGAGGCAGAGATTTGAGCAGGAGCGCGAGAGGAGGTTCGGCGAGTTTGTAGGAAACATCCACCGGCTGTTTCAGGAGATGTCCGAGAAGAGTGCCCAGACTGACGCCGAGAAGGAGAAGCGAATTCGGGACCTCATGGAGCACAACAGGAGGTTCTTTGAGGAGCAGAAGCTCGCCACCGAGAGATTCCTCATGGAGCAGGGGCGCTCGAGGGAGGAAATCGAAAGGAGGCGCGACGCCCAGATCGCCGACATGAACAGGATGATTGAGACATTCACGAAAGCGGTGGCCGGGACCAAGAGCAGGGGCATGGTGGGCGAGGAGCTCCTGAAAGAGGCCCTGAGGGAGTCGATTGTGGCGGGCGTGGTCAGGTGCAACCTCCAGACCGAGGGCGGGCCGGTCGAGTTCGCCTGGTGCCTGGGGGACGGGATGCACATCCCGATCGACTCCAAGCTCCCCGATGTATTCGAGCTCCTCGAGGCTTACCGGAGCGCCGGGCCCGACGAGCAGAGAGATATAAAGAGAGAGATAATAAATAAAGTGAGGGGCGAGATAGAGAAGGTACGGAAGTACCAAAACACGCCCAACACGATTGACTCCTGCATCCTTGTCGTGCCGGAGGGTGTGCTCGAGCTGGCGCCGGAGCTGGTCGGCATAGGGAGGGCGGAAGGAGTGTATGTGTGCACATACAGGGAAGTCTTCCCGGTGGCGCACCTCCTTCAGGAGAGGTATATAAGGATGAGGGAGGAGGGAGAGGCGGGGGAGTACAGGAGGGCTCTCGAGGCGATGGGTCAGATGCTGGACAAAATAGGCGGAAAGGTGGACACAATCGAGAGAGGCCTCACCATAATAAAAAATGCAAGTGAGACTATGAGGGACGAGATAGCCCTCGCCAGAAGGCAGGGGGCGCTGGCGCGGGCGGACAAGGTTGCTAAAGGAGGGGGAGAGGATGAGGAATGA